The Deefgea tanakiae DNA segment ATTGCTTTTTGGTTTGATAGCACTCAAGTACACTTACAAGTACTACCAAGCACGGCCCGACATCAAACCACTAAAAAAGTAGATCGTGCCAATTACGAACAGCTCAAACAATTAATTGCACGTAATATGCAAACCGATTGTATTGCAGCAGATTAGATGTGCAGGAAATTTTTATGGCCGAAAAACAATTGCTCACCCCAATCCAGTTAAAAGATCCTACTCCTTATCTAGTCAGCGATCCGAACCAGATTGATTTCACGCTCAAATCATTGGCTAGAAAACCTGAATTAGTATGTTTATATTCGGATAAACATCGCCAGTTATTTGTTTTGAGTGCTATATTAGATGTTAACTTGGAAAATTTAATTTTCGATTACGGCCCTGATTCAGAACTTAATCAGCAAATAGTCACATCAAATAAAATCTGCTGCGTCTCTCACCTTAATAGTGTTCATTATCAATTTGAATTAACAAACCTTCAACAAGTAGAGTTTAATAATCAACCAGCGTTCCAAAGCGCCATCCCTTCACAGATTTTACGATTACAGCGTCGAGACTACTACCGGCTTTCTGTACCTTTATCGACCCCGTTATCTTGCCTAATTCCAATAGGTAATGAGCAAGCTGAAATATCAATTGCAGATATTAGTCTAGGCGGTGTTGGTTTACTCGGCTACTTTCCAGATATTTCGCTAGAAGTTGGCAATACTTTAAAAAACTGCCGCATCGAACTCCCACAAATGGGTGTAATTACAGCAGATATTGAAGTGTGCACTAGCAACGAACAAATCCTTAGAAATGGCATTCGCACCTTACGAAGTGGGTGCCGCTTTTTAAATCTTTCGGGCACTGGACAAACTTTATTGCAACGCTATATTAATCAAATTGAACGAAAACGCTTAACACTAGAATGATTAAAACCTACCCAGTTCCTGATCCAGCTATTGCGCTGCGATCACTTATACGCCAAGTAGATAGTCATAAAGGCCTATATGGAAATGTTGCGGTCATTGGTGGCGCTAATAGCATGATTGGTGCTGCCCTGCTCGCTGGACGTGCAGCACTAAAACATGGCACAGGAAAAGTCAGCATTGGGTTACTCAACGACAATTTTCAAGTCGACCCAGAACAGCCCGAACTCATGGTTTACAAATCGAAGCGACTCATTAAGAATACCTCGCTAACTCATATCCTACTCGGGCCTGGCCTGGGGCAATCTAAAAAAGCAAACACCCTGCTTGAAATGTGCTTACGCACAAACAAACCTTTAATTATTGACGCAGATGGTTTGAATCTAATAAGCAAAAGTCTCAAACTCCAATTATTACTCAAACATCGCCAAGCCGAAACTATCATTACTCCACACCCTATGGAAGCAGCAAGGCTACTGCAATGCGATACTTCAGATATTCAAAAAAATAGACCAGTAGCAATAATGAAGCTACAAAGTATATTTCAATGCGGAGTCATTCTTAAAGGACACGACACTTTAGTTCTAGGTAATAACTCTAAGCTTTTTCAGAATAATACTGGCAATTCTGCGCTTAGCAGTGCAGGACAAGGCGATGTATTAGGCGGTATTATTCTTGCTTTATGGGCGCAAGGATTGAGTCTTATTGAAGCATGCTGTTGCGGTGTTTATATTCACGGAAAGGCTGCAGACACTTGGCGAATTAGCAATTCAGAACGAATCGGTTTAACCGCGACTGAAACAATTGAATTTAGTCGGTGTTGTTTAAATAATTATCTTTAATAAAAAAACGCCCAATCCATTGATTGGGCGTATTAAGTTCAAGCGGTTAATTCGTTACGGAACAAATTAGAAATCAGTACGCACACCGACTGACAATATATCTGCACTTTGACCATTATTTACACTAAAGCCCGACTCTGTAACAAAGCTTGCGTTTTTGTCATTATCCAGCATTGTGTAAGTCGCATAAATACGTGATTTCTTAGACAAATTGTAGGTTGCGCCAAAAGAAATTTGCTCGCCACCAGAATCAGCTAACGTATCCACATCATTAACTGTAACGTAAGTTGCTAGGAAATTGAATTTATCGAACTTATATGATGCAGCAATTGCATATGAATCTTGATCACGTGCTTTTTTTCCATCATCACGTGTTACATTTTCATATGTAAGACCTAGACCAAAGTCCATATATTTGGCATTAGCGCCAACCATAAAGCCACTTACACTTGAACCATCGCTTGTACCTTTAAGCGTGATTTTTGATGACTTATAATCAGATGATTGGTCCATTGACATCGAATATACGGCACCAATGTTAAACATTTTGTCACTCCAAGAGCCACCAATCTGGTAGGTTGAAGCATCAAACTTATCTGTTTTTTCGCCAATAGTATAAGAACCATGCGCATTAAAACCACTAAAATTAGGGGTTTCATAGTAAATCACTGATGCATCACGATTACCCAAACGACGGAGCATTTGTGAAGAGCCCATATAGCTTGACGAGTCGTTTATATTACCATCAAGAGTCGGTGACATATTCTTATAAATATTCTTATATGCATTATCCATTTTACCAAAGCGAGCAAAACCGAAGTCACCTTTGTAGCCAACATAAGTGTCGCGTGAGCCCCAAACAGCGCTGCTTGCTTTAGCGTAAGGATCACCAACATAAAAACGATTTTCTAACACCCAAACCAACTCGCCACCAAAATCTAGTTTGTCTTTGCCTGCCACACGGATACGAGAACCTTGGTCTGCAATATTGAACTGGTTAGTCCCAGATTTTACGCCAGTCGCACCAGCTTTCACGCCAACTTGGTCTGGACTAATGTATTCAAATGCAGTGCGAACGCTACCGCTGATAGTGACTTCAGCGTTAACAAATGATGATGTCATTGCTGCAGCAACTGACAAAGCTAGAATTTTGTACATGAATTTAAACTCTTAAAAAAATTAAAATATAGTTTGTAGCGAAATAAATAATCTGTTCAGTAAAATTAACAGACTATTATTTTACATGTGGCAATATTAACACTTAGACATTTCAAAGAGATGACAAAACCCAAATTGTCTTTTAAAAATGCGCTTTTTTTACCACAAATCATATTTAAAAATTTTCAAACTCACGCAAAAAAGGCAGCCAAAGCTGCCTTTTTCATCTAACTAATGATTATTAAATCACTAGATTAGAAACCAGTCCAAGTACCTACTAAGATACGAGTAGCATTGTCTTGGTTACCCGCTTTACCATCAGCATTTTGCCAGATAGCTGCATTTTTGTCCCAGTCGTTGCCAACCATGTTGTGACGGATTTGCAAGAATGCGCCAGTGTTTTTAGACAAAGAGTAATCCCATTGGAAGCCAATAGTTTCGAAGTCGTTGTCGTTTTGTACTTGGCCGTCTTTCTTAGCAGTTTGCAACATGTAACCAAGGCTCAAAGCGTTTTTGCCAAAGCCGTAAGTACCGCTTAGCAAGTAACCCATTTGGTCAGCTTCAACACCTTTGTTTGTTTCAGTAGTTACATTACGTACAGCAGCACGGATCGCTACATCAGCAATAGAACCACGAGCACCAACTACCCAGTTTGAGTAGCTCGCACCTTTATCTGTAGTAACGCCATTTGGCTTGCCTGCAGTTGGACCACCAGCCCAATCACGGCCAGCTGTTTGTGGCATACCATCTTCAACTGCGAAGTAGCCCATATCCAAATTAACTGGACCAATAGCGCCTTGCAATGTTACTTCGTATGCAGTAGCTGAATCGCTGTTACCGCCACCGAAGTCATAAGCAGCTGTCAAGTTGAAGCCACCGAATGATGGAGAAGCGTAGCTAATACCTTGGCCGAAACCAGTATTAGGAACTTCACCCATAGTGCCTGAGAAGCCTTTAGAGCCATATGGCCAGTCTTGGATCAGGTAAGTGTTAGACCATTGGTTACCGAACTTCAAAGTACCCCAGTCGCCACCGTAAGCAACCCAAGCTTCACGGATACCGAACGCATCAAAACGATCAGGAGTTGCAACTTTTTGAGCAAGACGCCAAGACAAAGTGCTGCCGTTGTCTAGTTTGTCTTTACCATCAACGTTTACAACGATTGCAATTTCTTGCAACATTTTACCGCCACCATCAGTGGTGTTGTTTGTACGGTAAAACAAGTCCATCTCAACTGAACCGTTGATTGAAACTTCAGCAAAAGCTGGAGCAGATACAGCAGCAGCTACAGCTGCAGCCAATAGAACGCGCTTGAACATTTATTATTCTCCAAAGATACGAGAGTTAAGTTAAAACCACCGTAACAGCAGGCCACAACCTGAACAATTGCCGCCACTGCTTTACAAACTCGAGAATACGCACTTTTAGTAACTCAAGCAAAGGCAAGACACTTGCGCACAACAAACTGTATCTCACGCGCAACAAAAAACGGCACATCACTGTGCCGTTTGAGTACAAAGCCTTTGTTTACAAAAAGCTAAAGGATTAGAACCCCGTCCAAGTACCCACCAAGATGCGCGTTGCAGTATCTTTACCACCATTCGCCGCGCCGTCCAACTGCCATGCACCGTGCATCACGCTAGTCTTATTCGCATTGTCCATCATATGGTGACGGGCCTGGACAAATGCACTGGTATTTTTAGACAATGCATAGTTGTATTGAGCGTTGATCACGTCCATGCCATCATTTGCAGTTACGCCATCTGTTTCACTATCAGCAACACGTTGGTAACCCAAATTGAAGTTATGCTTACCTGTTGTATAGCCAGCACGAACCAAGTATTGGTCTACTGTTGTTTTACCAGTACCTGCATGAATAGCATTATCAACATCGCCAGTCCATTCATTGCGTTTCATACTTGCCGCAACATTAAAGCCATTATCGAAGCTGTAGATTGCGCCAATGTTATATGCACGTGCTTTATTATCGCCAACATTGCTAGTGCCGCCGGAGAAGTCACCTGAGGTACCCCATGCGCTACCACCAAATACATATGCCTCAGAAGACATGGTTGCGCTATTTTTTGACTCAGAGTAGCCTGCATCCAAGCGCAAGCCACCTACGGCGTAATTTGCTGTGATTTCATAGGCATTAGCATCTGAATTACCAGACCCTAAATCATATTGAGCTTGGAAAGAGAACCCACCAAAGTTTGGCGAGAAGTAGCTAACCGCATTTGCGTATTGAACGTTATGTGCACCAAAGTCAGCCCATACGTTACCTTGTCCCTGAGCACCGTACGGCCAATCTAGTGTCAAATATTGATTCGAGAATTGGTTACCGAAACGAGCCTCACCCCAGCCGCCTTCATAACCGATCCATGCTTCGCGTTGACCAAAAGAATCATAACGACTTGGTGTTGCGACTTTCTGCGCCAAGCGCCATTTCAACGTATCACCGCTATCGAGTTTGTCTTTACCATCGATATTCACAATGATCGCGATTTCTTGACCAAACGCGCCATCACCGTTAGAGGCTTGATTTGTACGGTAGAAAAAATCCATTTCTGCAGAACCGCTGATTGCCACTTCTGCCATAGCAGGGGCGGCAAAAGCAGTTGCAAGTAAACTAACCATTAAGATACGTTTGAACATATTTAAATACTCCAGATTGAACAGAGAAAACCCAAGAACCCTAGGGCATGTGACGCATTATCCAGACTCAGTAGGATGCGCTCTGTGCAAAATGACGCTTCATCAGAATGTAAAACTACACCCATTTGCAACTTAAAACCCTGCTCGTCATATCTAGTTCGGTTGTAACATCAGCAACAAAAAAGCCAGTCGAAAATTTCGACTGGCTTCCCATTAAAAACTGCGCAACTAAATTTTATTTAGCAGCCATTACTCGAACCATTTCCAGTACTTTGCTTGAATAGCCCCATTCGTTATCGTACCAAGATACCAACTTAACGAAAGTCCCATCCAAAGCAATACCGGCACCTGCATCAAACACTGATGTGCAAGACTCGCCACGGAAGTCCGTTGAAACGACTTTCTCGGTGGTGTAGCCCAAAACGCCCTTCATTGCGCCTTCAGACGCCGCTTTCAATGTCGCGCAGATTTGCTCATAAGTTGCTTCTTTTTCTAGCTCAACCGTCAAGTCAACCACGGAAACATCAGAAGTTGGCACACGGAATGCCATACCAGTGAGTTTGCCTTTGATTTCTGGAATCACCACGCCAACGGCTTTTGCTGCGCCCGTTGATGAAGGAATGATGTTTTCCAAAATACCACGACCACCGCGCCAATCTTTGTTTGATGGACCATCTACCGTTTTTTGCGTTGCGGTTGCAGCATGAACAGTCGTCATCAAGCCACGCTTGATACCGAAGTTATCATTGATCACTTTAGCCAATGGCGCCAAGCAATTCGTTGTGCATGATGCATTAGAAATAATCGCTTGACCCGCGTACGTGTCATTGTTTACGCCATAAACAAACATTGGCGTGTCGTCTTTTGACGGCGCAGACATGATGACTTTCTTCGCACCAGCAGCCAAATGCGCTTCGCACGTTTCTTTCGTCAAGAACAAGCCAGTTGCTTCAACGATGACATCAGCACCCACTTCATCCCACTTTAATTCTGCAGGGTTTTTAACGGCACTAAGGCGGATCGTTTTGCCATTCACAACCAAATGGCCGTCAACAACCGCAACTTCACCTTTGAATTTACCGTGTACTGAATCATGTTTTAGCATGTACGCGAGGTATTCAGGCTCAAGCAAATCATTGATACCAACGATTTCAACATCATCAGCAAAGTTATAAACAGCAGCGCGGAATACCATGCGGCCAATACGGCCAAAACCATTGATACCAACTTTAATAGTCATGAATCATCTCCAGAGAATGGGAAAATCGAATAAATCGGGACGGTTAAGCATGCACTATGTAGCGCACTCTTGCCTTTGCGCCACGACAAACACCGCGCAAAAATTCTATCAAGAGCAAGACAAACAGGTATTAATTACAATTGCCGTAACAATCTATACGGGCTCACCATAGACAGCAAGCCCAACATCGCCGGCGGTCAATGACCCACGGCGACCTGACAATGTTATGGACGCAATGCAGCAGCTTCACGTGCTAAAGCGGTGATACCAGCCCAATCGCCAGCGGCAACCATCTCTTTTGGCGCTAACCAAGAGCCACCAACACAGCCCACGTTTGGCAATGCCAACAATTTTGGCGCCGACTCCAAGCTCACGCCACCCGTTGGGCAGAATAAAATTTGTGGCAATGGGCCGCCAAGCGCTTTCAGCATGGCCAAGCTACCAGCTTGCTCTGCAGGGAACAACTTCATTGCATCAAAGCCTTCTTCCAATGCCGCAATCGCTTCTGATGGCGTCATCACGCCTGGCAGCAATTGAATACCACATTCACGCGCAGCTGCAGCGAGTTTTGGGGTCAAGCCAGGAGTAACTGCAAATACCGCACCAGCATCTTTCGCTTGTTGGAATTGCTCTGGACGAACCACGGTACCGACACCAACGATCGCGCCTGGCACATTATCAGCAATGGCTTTAACTGCAGCTAAGGCAGCTTCAGTGCGCAAAGTCACTTCCAATACTCGGATACCACCTTCTACCAAAGCTTGCGCCAAAGGCACAGCGTGTTCCACTTTTTCAATGACCAAAACTGGCATCACCGAGCAAGAGCGCATAATGTCGCGAATTTGCATGTTCAACTCTTCCATTTTCGTTATAAAAATAAGCCACTCAAATAAATGACCCAGTAAAAAAAATTAGGTATAGCCACCTAGCCATTGTTATTAAATAGCTAGGTGGCCATACCCTTAAATCAATGTGCCAAACCCATACTCACAGCGCCTTCTTCGGCGCCGGTCGCATTTTGACGGAATGTAGTAAACAATTCGCGCCCCATGCCAAAACCATTTTTAGACATATCAGCCGTCACCACTTCACGAGCAGCCCAAACTGCTTCATCTACTTGCGCGACCAGCTCACCTGTCTCTGCGTTCAGCAAAATCATATCGCCAGTGCGAACTTTACCCAAGGCACCGCCCGATACAACTTCAGGCGTAATATGAATTGCTGCAGGCACTTTACCCGACGCGCCCGACATACGGCCATCGGTAACCAGCGCAACTTTGAAGCCGCGATCTTGCAATACGCCCAATGGCGGCGTGAGTTTATGTAACTCTGGCATGCCGTTAGCACGCGGGCCTTGGAAACGCACCACGGCGATAAAGTCTCGCTCAAGTTCGCCGCGTTTAAACGCTGCAATCACATCTTCTTGATCATCAAACACAATCGCTGGGGCATTCACGACACGGAACTCAGGCGCGACGGCCGAAGTTTTAATCACCGCACGACCCAAATTACCTTGCAGCAATTTGGTGCCACCATCAGCTTGGAATGGTTTTGCAACGGTACTCAATACTGTTGTGTCACCCGCAACCGTTGGCGCATCACGCCAAACCACAGCACCATTATCCAAGAATGGTTCTTGCGCATAATGACGTAAACCAAACCCTGCAGCAGTCCATACATCGTTATGCAATAGACCCGCATCCAGCAATTCACGAATCACGTAGCCCATGCCGCCCGCTGCATGGAAGTGATTCACATCCGCAGCGCCGTTTGGATAGACTTTGGCCAACAATGGAATCACTGCAGACAAATCACTAAAGTCTGACCAATCAATAATTACGCCAGCGGCGCGTGCAATTGCGATCAAGTGAATCGTGTGATTAGTTGAACCGCCAGTAGCGAGCAAACCGATGATGCCGTTGATAATCGCTTTTTCATCGATCACTTTACCTACTGGAATAAATTCATTACCCAAAGAGGTGATTTGAGCTGCGCGCTTGGTCGCAGCCACTGTCAGTGCATCACGCAATGGCGTACCTGGATTAACAAATGCGGCGCCTGGCAAATGCAGACCCATGATTTCCATCAGCATTTGATTTGAATTGGCAGTACCAAAGAAAGTACAAGTACCTGGACCGTGATAAGAGCCCTCTTCTGATGCCAACAAGGCATCGCGACCTACTTTGCCCTCGGCAAACAATTGGCGCGTTACATTTTTTTCTTTATTAGAAATGCCGGTGGTCATCGGACCAGCAGGTACAAAAATTGTTGGCAAGTGGCCAAATTGCAAAGCGCCAATCAAAAGACCAGGAACGATCTTGTCACAAACACCTAAACACAGCGTTGCATCGAACATATTGTGCGATAAAGCCACCGCAGTTGACATCGCAATCACATCACGGCTAAACAAAGACAATTCCATGCCAGCCTGACCTTGGGTCACACCATCGCACATTGCAGGCACACCGCCAGCGAACTGCGCAGTGGCACCGACTTCATGGGCGGCTCTTTTAATAATGGCTGGGAACGTCTCAAAAGGTTGGTGTGCCGATAGCATTTCATTGTATGACGACACAATCGCGATATTGGCTGATTTCATTTCGCGCAACATGATTTTATCGGTCGTCGGCATTGCTGCCCAAGCATGCGCCTGATTGGTACAGGCCAAACCTTTACGAACAGGCTCTTTTTTTGCTGCTTCTTCCAAACGCGCCAAATAACGACCGCGTGAATCTTTACTGCGCTCAATAACACGTTGTGTTACTTCAGCCAGACGTGGATGCAATGTCATACGAAACTCCAAATAATCTGGGGGCGATACCCCAGCAAAAATGCACGGAAATTAAGCGTAGTTTTACTACAATCAACGCCGTAGAGCAACCCAAAAAGTACATTGTCACTTTGCGCTGCAATGCAACATTGGCGTTTAGGACCATGGACTTGCTGCTCTTTACGAACAAAAAACACATGGTAGAATTAACAAATAACAAATTCGTTTGCACCGCCATTTATGCATGTAGTAAGATTACAAAGCTTACTTGTCTGCACGCACAATTTAGGTGCACATCAAACCTCAACTGGGAAGGATTTTCGGCAATGACTCCGATCGACGCTTTCGACATGGTATTTTTTGGCGGCACTGGTGACTTGGCCCTGCGCAAGCTATTACCAGCACTTTACCACCAACACCAAGATGGCAACCTTCCAGAGGATGGTCGCATCATCTGCTTAGGCCGCAGCCCTTCAGACACAACAAGCTACGTCGCGAAAGCACAAAGCAAAGCACGCGAATTCTTAGGCAAGCATTATAACGAAGCCGACTGGGCTGTGTTCGCCTCACGCATTGAATATTTCAAAGTTGATGCAAATACCTTGAGTGATTTTGTTGTTTTAGCAGAAGCACTCAATAAATTCCCTACTCGCAATCGCGTATTTTATCTCTCGACTGCGCCTGATTTTTTTGCTCCGATTGCAAAAAACCTAGCTGAAGTCGGCCTAAACAAAGGCAACGCCCGCGTTGTTCTCGAAAAACCCCTCGGCCACGACCTTGACTCATCAAATAAAATTAATGATGAAGTGGGCGAATACTTCACCGAACAGCAAATTTATCGGATTGATCACTATCTCGGCAAAGAGCCTGTGCTCAATTTAATTGCCCTGCGCTTTGCCAATACCTTGCTTGAGCCTCTCTGGCGCCGTGAATGGATTCGTGACGTACAAATCACCGTGACTGAACAAGTCGGCGTTGAAACTCGCGCAGACTTTTACGACAAAACAGGCGCTTTGCGCGATATGGTACAAAACCATCTCTTGCAATTGCTCACTATCGTGGCAATGGAACCGCCAGCCTCAATCGACGCTGATGCAGTACGTGATGAAAAACTCAAAGTATTGCGCGCACTGAAACCGCTCACGCCAGAAACAGTGCATAGTAAAGTCGTGCGCGGTCAATATCGTGCCGGTGCAGTCGGTGGCAAAGCAGTTCCTGGTTACCAAGATGAACCAGGTGTTCCGGCTGGCTCAAAAGCAGAAACATTTGTGGCTCTAAAAGCTGAAATCGAAACTTGGCGTTGGGCGGGTGTGCCATTCTTCTTGCGTACCGGCAAACGCCTACAAGAACGCCTTGCTGAAATCGTGATTAATTTCCGTGAAGCACCGACTTCAATTTTCGGCAAAAATACGCAACCGAACCGTCTAGTGATTCAATTACAACCTGCTGAGTCAGTTCGCCTCTACATGCTTGCGAAAGAACCAGGTCGTGAACGCTTGCGTGAAGTGTATTTGGATTTGGATTTCAAAGAAGCTTTTAGTACCCGCAGCCCAGAAGCTTATGAGCGCCTATTAATGGATGTCATCAAAGGTGATCTATCGCTGTTCGTACGTCGCGACGAACAACGTGCGGCTTGGCGTTGGGTTGAGCCAATTATCGATAGCTGGGAAAACAGCAACGAAGGCCCTAAAACCTACTCTGCTGGCACTTGGGGCCCTGCGGCCTCTTCTGCACTATTGTCTCGCGACGGAATGTGTTGGCACGAAGAGGCGTAAGCCTTTAATCAGTTTCCCGAATTACGCCAAGCCGTGGCAAAATTCGGGAAACTCCGAATTGCACAGCAAATATTGTATTGAATCTCTGGAGAATCCTGAATGTCCCTGCAATGGCATGAGTTCGCAAACAAAGACGAGCTCGACCTTAACCTCGCCCACTCTATTGCTGAGCAATTAAAACAAGCAATCGCAGAGCGCGGTACCGCCAGCCTGGCCGTTTCCGGTGGTCGCACACCAGCAGGGATGTTTAAGGCTTTGCGTACTAGTCCTATCGACTGGGCAAAAGTAAACATCACCTTAGTCGATGAACGTTGGGTTCCCAATGACCATGCAGACAGCAACGAGCGCTTGACTCGCGAGAACTTACTGCAAGAAAACGCAGCTGCGGCCAACTTTATTTCTATGGTCAACGAATCTGCAACACCACACGAAGGCTTAGCAGGTATTGAATTACAGCTTAATGTAATCAAATGGCCTATCGACATACTGATCCTTGGCATGGGTGATGACGGCCATACCGCCTCACTATTTCCAAATGCAATCGAGCTTGAGGCTGCATGCGCTTCGACCAATTTAGTCGCAGCGGTAACGCCTCCTGCTGCGCCTCATCAACGAATCACCCTCACTTTACCGACGATTGCACAAGCTAGAAACGTACTGGTGCACATTACCGGCACCGGTAAAAAAGAATTGCTCAATACAGCAATGCAAGAACAAAAAGCCATCACCGATCTCTACCCAATTCGCCGCGTACTCGACCAAGTTAAGAGCACCGCACAGGTTTATTGGACTGCCTAAGTGATTTCAACCTTTTCCATTTTTTCTTCCAACGCCAAAGCAGCTTTTCTGCTTGGCGTTATTGCGTTTGATTGAGGGCGCCAAATCATGCTCGAACGAATCAAAGCAGTACTTGATACATTATCTAAATCTGAACGCAAGGTGGCCGATCTGGTATTGGCTCAGCCAAACCTCGTGGCCAATGCACCGATTGCACAAATTGCAGAGCTATCTGACGTTTCGCAACCGACTGTGATTCGCTTCTGCCGTTCACTCAATTGCTCTGGCCTGCAAGACTTTAAACTTCGCCTCACGCGTAGCTTGGTCTCGGGTGTGCCCTATGTGCACTCGATGGTCTCTGCAGATGACTCAGCGCATGATTTAGCCAAAAAGTTATTCGATAACAATATTTCTCATCTACTGCGCTGCCGCAATGAGCTCGATACCGATGTACTCGACAAAGCCATTCGTATTCTTTCCAGCACAGGAAAAATCGAGGTTTGGGGACAAGGTCAATCCGGTGCCGTCGCAATTGATGCGCAAAATAAATTTTTCCGTTTAGGCGTTCCGACTGTCGCCTATACCGACCCGCATATGCACGGCATGAGCGCATCGATGCTCAAACCGGGCGACGCGGTGATTGCCGTATCTAACTCTGGCCGCACGCTAGACATGCTGCGGTCAGTCGAAATCGCGCGTGATTCAGGCGCGGACGTCATTGGGATTACGCACTCCAAATCACCGATGGCTAAGCGCTGCAATATTTGTCTGTTTGCCGACACGATGGAAGATCCAGACCTATACACCCCGATGATTACCCGCATCGTG contains these protein-coding regions:
- the gap gene encoding type I glyceraldehyde-3-phosphate dehydrogenase, whose amino-acid sequence is MTIKVGINGFGRIGRMVFRAAVYNFADDVEIVGINDLLEPEYLAYMLKHDSVHGKFKGEVAVVDGHLVVNGKTIRLSAVKNPAELKWDEVGADVIVEATGLFLTKETCEAHLAAGAKKVIMSAPSKDDTPMFVYGVNNDTYAGQAIISNASCTTNCLAPLAKVINDNFGIKRGLMTTVHAATATQKTVDGPSNKDWRGGRGILENIIPSSTGAAKAVGVVIPEIKGKLTGMAFRVPTSDVSVVDLTVELEKEATYEQICATLKAASEGAMKGVLGYTTEKVVSTDFRGESCTSVFDAGAGIALDGTFVKLVSWYDNEWGYSSKVLEMVRVMAAK
- a CDS encoding flagellar brake protein, which codes for MAEKQLLTPIQLKDPTPYLVSDPNQIDFTLKSLARKPELVCLYSDKHRQLFVLSAILDVNLENLIFDYGPDSELNQQIVTSNKICCVSHLNSVHYQFELTNLQQVEFNNQPAFQSAIPSQILRLQRRDYYRLSVPLSTPLSCLIPIGNEQAEISIADISLGGVGLLGYFPDISLEVGNTLKNCRIELPQMGVITADIEVCTSNEQILRNGIRTLRSGCRFLNLSGTGQTLLQRYINQIERKRLTLE
- a CDS encoding porin; translation: MYKILALSVAAAMTSSFVNAEVTISGSVRTAFEYISPDQVGVKAGATGVKSGTNQFNIADQGSRIRVAGKDKLDFGGELVWVLENRFYVGDPYAKASSAVWGSRDTYVGYKGDFGFARFGKMDNAYKNIYKNMSPTLDGNINDSSSYMGSSQMLRRLGNRDASVIYYETPNFSGFNAHGSYTIGEKTDKFDASTYQIGGSWSDKMFNIGAVYSMSMDQSSDYKSSKITLKGTSDGSSVSGFMVGANAKYMDFGLGLTYENVTRDDGKKARDQDSYAIAASYKFDKFNFLATYVTVNDVDTLADSGGEQISFGATYNLSKKSRIYATYTMLDNDKNASFVTESGFSVNNGQSADILSVGVRTDF
- a CDS encoding porin, encoding MAAAVAAAVSAPAFAEVSINGSVEMDLFYRTNNTTDGGGKMLQEIAIVVNVDGKDKLDNGSTLSWRLAQKVATPDRFDAFGIREAWVAYGGDWGTLKFGNQWSNTYLIQDWPYGSKGFSGTMGEVPNTGFGQGISYASPSFGGFNLTAAYDFGGGNSDSATAYEVTLQGAIGPVNLDMGYFAVEDGMPQTAGRDWAGGPTAGKPNGVTTDKGASYSNWVVGARGSIADVAIRAAVRNVTTETNKGVEADQMGYLLSGTYGFGKNALSLGYMLQTAKKDGQVQNDNDFETIGFQWDYSLSKNTGAFLQIRHNMVGNDWDKNAAIWQNADGKAGNQDNATRILVGTWTGF
- the eda gene encoding bifunctional 4-hydroxy-2-oxoglutarate aldolase/2-dehydro-3-deoxy-phosphogluconate aldolase; its protein translation is MQIRDIMRSCSVMPVLVIEKVEHAVPLAQALVEGGIRVLEVTLRTEAALAAVKAIADNVPGAIVGVGTVVRPEQFQQAKDAGAVFAVTPGLTPKLAAAARECGIQLLPGVMTPSEAIAALEEGFDAMKLFPAEQAGSLAMLKALGGPLPQILFCPTGGVSLESAPKLLALPNVGCVGGSWLAPKEMVAAGDWAGITALAREAAALRP
- a CDS encoding NAD(P)H-hydrate dehydratase, translating into MIKTYPVPDPAIALRSLIRQVDSHKGLYGNVAVIGGANSMIGAALLAGRAALKHGTGKVSIGLLNDNFQVDPEQPELMVYKSKRLIKNTSLTHILLGPGLGQSKKANTLLEMCLRTNKPLIIDADGLNLISKSLKLQLLLKHRQAETIITPHPMEAARLLQCDTSDIQKNRPVAIMKLQSIFQCGVILKGHDTLVLGNNSKLFQNNTGNSALSSAGQGDVLGGIILALWAQGLSLIEACCCGVYIHGKAADTWRISNSERIGLTATETIEFSRCCLNNYL
- a CDS encoding porin, whose product is MFKRILMVSLLATAFAAPAMAEVAISGSAEMDFFYRTNQASNGDGAFGQEIAIIVNIDGKDKLDSGDTLKWRLAQKVATPSRYDSFGQREAWIGYEGGWGEARFGNQFSNQYLTLDWPYGAQGQGNVWADFGAHNVQYANAVSYFSPNFGGFSFQAQYDLGSGNSDANAYEITANYAVGGLRLDAGYSESKNSATMSSEAYVFGGSAWGTSGDFSGGTSNVGDNKARAYNIGAIYSFDNGFNVAASMKRNEWTGDVDNAIHAGTGKTTVDQYLVRAGYTTGKHNFNLGYQRVADSETDGVTANDGMDVINAQYNYALSKNTSAFVQARHHMMDNANKTSVMHGAWQLDGAANGGKDTATRILVGTWTGF